Proteins encoded by one window of Manihot esculenta cultivar AM560-2 chromosome 10, M.esculenta_v8, whole genome shotgun sequence:
- the LOC110624165 gene encoding uncharacterized mitochondrial protein AtMg00810-like, translated as MDLLSKAQMFDCKGISTLASSNDKITAMQSTIFFDSTLYKSIVGGLHILRYLKATTSYGLLFSKSLDTNLNVYMDVDWASDLDDRKSTTGFAIFMDKNLIYWNSKKQQTVAKSSTEAEYRAIGFAIIELTWI; from the exons ATGGATTTGCTTTCAAAGGCGCAAATGTTTGATTGCAAGGGTATTTCTACCCTTGCGAGTTCCAATGACAAAATTACTGCTATGCAAAGTACTATTTTCTTTGATTCTACTTTGTACAAAAGCATTGTTGGTGGATTGCA CATATTGCGATACTTGAAAGCAACAACCAGCTATGGTCTTTTGTTCTCGAAATCGTTGGATACAAACCTGAATGTATACATGGATGTtgattgggcaagtgatttagATGATCGAAAATCTACAACTGGCTTTGCCATTTTTATGGACAAAAATCTTATTTATTGGAATTCCAAGAAGCAACAAACCGTTGCCAAGTCTTCCACCGAGGCTGAGTACAGGGCAATTGGTTTTGCAATTATAGAGCTTACTTGGATATAA